One genomic region from Bactrocera tryoni isolate S06 chromosome 3, CSIRO_BtryS06_freeze2, whole genome shotgun sequence encodes:
- the LOC120771629 gene encoding F-box/LRR-repeat protein 7-like isoform X2 — MMSAVFTAENFAVSEDADNQNFSMKHNKAYTEDNVLVYNIFVYSIPKHFTENDVRDYFTTFGNVIDVKLVPDKKKSRRAAPKVGFVNFSDPENAASALGKNSHRLQGWRIGVKAGDSWNQPNAEKACSVKVRNSWFQPTITSVPTDGTNFTSLNDDCLEIIFGMLELKEQVRFARVCQRFHDIFQMHCKREFKNFDLSKMVNMTLWEMRDFFRFAGENIESIYGSVPYKNRKRIVEFIRTFCTKLKIIKLDDSKMHGDCLKKLLRRFPHLQALTLRDCALSDVCIETMTHLKHLETLELPENYELTGKFISKLTQLKVLNLYGCCNIQTSHLVDICESLPNLKSLDIRRCERLSPALFDVMIEHCKELEILKMSCPEFPYERVALLPRLKQLELLYYSLYGTSQKRLLAELVAHKADQLEVLKIVAKNTLTDEHIDLISELRQLKVLFVANNPAVNDNALDAFCKLQQLEELTIKGCGNITNRALLRLVKSCKQLRQLNIQFCKKITMEFLLETIRILKATEQRKKTLQLIVYGTSMDYYGVAECEEYKEAAAQSLVKVIFHASNKDLGLEEGVDIYNIWDGEHWVDDDDDLTDDDDYDDDDDDDLHFPDSDMDDDDINFVYNVFGVYPPGEDINDIIW; from the exons ATGATGTCCGCAGTCTTCACAGCTGAAAATTTTGCGGTCTCAGAAGATGCAGACAATCAAAATTTCTCTATGAAACATAATAAAGCTTATACAGAAGACAATGTGCTGGTTtacaatatatttgtatacagcATACCAAAACAT TTTACAGAAAACGATGTACGCGATTATTTTACAACTTTTGGTAATGTGATTGATGTAAAACTTGTCCCGGACAAAAAGAAATCTCGACGTGCAGCACCCAAAGTAGGGTTTGTGAACTTTTCGGACCCGGAAAATGCCGCCAG CGCCCTGGGAAAAAATAGTCATCGTTTGCAAGGCTGGCGTATCGGTGTGAAAGCTGGTGACAGCTGGAATCAGCCCAATGCAGAAAAAGCATGTAGTGTTAAGGTACGCAATAGCTGGTTTCAACCCACTATTACATCAGTACCGACAGATGGCACCAATTTTACTTCGTTGAATGATGAttgtttagaaataattttcggTATGTTGGAGTTGAAAGAACAAGTACGTTTTGCACGTGTATGTCAGCGCTTCCACGacattttccaaatgcattgcaaACGCGAATTCAAAAACTTCGATCTGAGTAAAATGGTTAATATGACTTTATGGGAAATGCGTGATTTCTTTCGTTTTGCtggtgaaaatattgaaagcatATACGGCAGCGTGCCGTATAAAAATCGCAAGCGAATTGTTGAATTTATCAGAACATTTTGTACAAagctaaaaattattaaactggATGATAGTAAAATGCATGGAGACTGCCTGAAAAAACTATTGCGTCGTTTTCCACATTTGCAAGCCTTGACGCTACGTGATTGTGCTTTAAGTGACGTCTGCATAGAGACCATGACACATTTAAAGCATTTAGAAACTCTCGAACTCCCGGAAAATTATGAATTGACgg GTAAATTCATAAGCAAACTGACACAACTGAAGGTACTGAATTTATACGGTTGTTGTAATATACAAACTTCACATTTGGTCGATATTTGCGAATCACTGCCAAACTTAAAATCTCTGGACATACGCCGTTGTGAACGGCTATCGCCCGCACTTTTCGACGTTATGATAGAACATTGCAAAgaattggaaattttaaaaatgtcttGCCCCGAGTTTCCATATGAACGTGTCGCATTATTGCCACGACTAAAACAGCTAGAATTGCTTTATTACTCTCTCTACGGTACATCACAGAAGCGTCTCTTGGCTGAACTTGTCGCCCACAAGGCTGATCAATTGGAGGTTTTGAAAATTGTTGCCAAAAATACACTTACTGACGAGCATATTGATCTAATATCGGAGTTGAGACAGTTGAAAGTACTGTTTGTCGCCAACAATCCGGCAGTGAACGATAACGCACTCGACGCATTTTGTAAATTGCAACAACTCGAAGAGTTGACAATCAAAGGCTGTGGTAACATAACAAACCGCGCACTTTTGCGGCTGGTGAAAAGCTGCAAACAACTACGTCAGTTGAACAtacaattttgcaaaaaaataaccatggaGTTTCTGCTAGAAACTATACGCATATTAAAAGCTACAGAACAACGCAAAAAAACATTACAGCTCATAGTCTATGGTACATCTATGGATTACTATGGTGTGGCTGAG TGTGAAGAATACAAAGAAGCTGCGGCGCAGTCTTTGGTTAAAGTTATCTTCCACGCTTCAAATAAGGATTTAGGTTTAGAAGAAGGTGTCGACATTTATAATATCTGGGATGGAGAGCATTGGGTTGACGAT
- the LOC120771629 gene encoding F-box/LRR-repeat protein 7-like isoform X1: MSVFDVLALREYSHASFMMSAVFTAENFAVSEDADNQNFSMKHNKAYTEDNVLVYNIFVYSIPKHFTENDVRDYFTTFGNVIDVKLVPDKKKSRRAAPKVGFVNFSDPENAASALGKNSHRLQGWRIGVKAGDSWNQPNAEKACSVKVRNSWFQPTITSVPTDGTNFTSLNDDCLEIIFGMLELKEQVRFARVCQRFHDIFQMHCKREFKNFDLSKMVNMTLWEMRDFFRFAGENIESIYGSVPYKNRKRIVEFIRTFCTKLKIIKLDDSKMHGDCLKKLLRRFPHLQALTLRDCALSDVCIETMTHLKHLETLELPENYELTGKFISKLTQLKVLNLYGCCNIQTSHLVDICESLPNLKSLDIRRCERLSPALFDVMIEHCKELEILKMSCPEFPYERVALLPRLKQLELLYYSLYGTSQKRLLAELVAHKADQLEVLKIVAKNTLTDEHIDLISELRQLKVLFVANNPAVNDNALDAFCKLQQLEELTIKGCGNITNRALLRLVKSCKQLRQLNIQFCKKITMEFLLETIRILKATEQRKKTLQLIVYGTSMDYYGVAECEEYKEAAAQSLVKVIFHASNKDLGLEEGVDIYNIWDGEHWVDDDDDLTDDDDYDDDDDDDLHFPDSDMDDDDINFVYNVFGVYPPGEDINDIIW, from the exons ATGTCCGTTTTTGATGTTTTAGCATTACGCGAGTACTCGCACGCTTCATTTATGATGTCCGCAGTCTTCACAGCTGAAAATTTTGCGGTCTCAGAAGATGCAGACAATCAAAATTTCTCTATGAAACATAATAAAGCTTATACAGAAGACAATGTGCTGGTTtacaatatatttgtatacagcATACCAAAACAT TTTACAGAAAACGATGTACGCGATTATTTTACAACTTTTGGTAATGTGATTGATGTAAAACTTGTCCCGGACAAAAAGAAATCTCGACGTGCAGCACCCAAAGTAGGGTTTGTGAACTTTTCGGACCCGGAAAATGCCGCCAG CGCCCTGGGAAAAAATAGTCATCGTTTGCAAGGCTGGCGTATCGGTGTGAAAGCTGGTGACAGCTGGAATCAGCCCAATGCAGAAAAAGCATGTAGTGTTAAGGTACGCAATAGCTGGTTTCAACCCACTATTACATCAGTACCGACAGATGGCACCAATTTTACTTCGTTGAATGATGAttgtttagaaataattttcggTATGTTGGAGTTGAAAGAACAAGTACGTTTTGCACGTGTATGTCAGCGCTTCCACGacattttccaaatgcattgcaaACGCGAATTCAAAAACTTCGATCTGAGTAAAATGGTTAATATGACTTTATGGGAAATGCGTGATTTCTTTCGTTTTGCtggtgaaaatattgaaagcatATACGGCAGCGTGCCGTATAAAAATCGCAAGCGAATTGTTGAATTTATCAGAACATTTTGTACAAagctaaaaattattaaactggATGATAGTAAAATGCATGGAGACTGCCTGAAAAAACTATTGCGTCGTTTTCCACATTTGCAAGCCTTGACGCTACGTGATTGTGCTTTAAGTGACGTCTGCATAGAGACCATGACACATTTAAAGCATTTAGAAACTCTCGAACTCCCGGAAAATTATGAATTGACgg GTAAATTCATAAGCAAACTGACACAACTGAAGGTACTGAATTTATACGGTTGTTGTAATATACAAACTTCACATTTGGTCGATATTTGCGAATCACTGCCAAACTTAAAATCTCTGGACATACGCCGTTGTGAACGGCTATCGCCCGCACTTTTCGACGTTATGATAGAACATTGCAAAgaattggaaattttaaaaatgtcttGCCCCGAGTTTCCATATGAACGTGTCGCATTATTGCCACGACTAAAACAGCTAGAATTGCTTTATTACTCTCTCTACGGTACATCACAGAAGCGTCTCTTGGCTGAACTTGTCGCCCACAAGGCTGATCAATTGGAGGTTTTGAAAATTGTTGCCAAAAATACACTTACTGACGAGCATATTGATCTAATATCGGAGTTGAGACAGTTGAAAGTACTGTTTGTCGCCAACAATCCGGCAGTGAACGATAACGCACTCGACGCATTTTGTAAATTGCAACAACTCGAAGAGTTGACAATCAAAGGCTGTGGTAACATAACAAACCGCGCACTTTTGCGGCTGGTGAAAAGCTGCAAACAACTACGTCAGTTGAACAtacaattttgcaaaaaaataaccatggaGTTTCTGCTAGAAACTATACGCATATTAAAAGCTACAGAACAACGCAAAAAAACATTACAGCTCATAGTCTATGGTACATCTATGGATTACTATGGTGTGGCTGAG TGTGAAGAATACAAAGAAGCTGCGGCGCAGTCTTTGGTTAAAGTTATCTTCCACGCTTCAAATAAGGATTTAGGTTTAGAAGAAGGTGTCGACATTTATAATATCTGGGATGGAGAGCATTGGGTTGACGAT